Proteins co-encoded in one Acidovorax sp. 69 genomic window:
- the metH gene encoding methionine synthase, giving the protein MSAVSLPPMKLSGLEPVSIGEGTLFVNIGERTNVTGSKAFARMILNGQYEEALAVARQQVENGAQVIDINMDEAMLDSKAAMVRFLQLIASEPDIARVPIMVDSSKWEVIEAGLRCVQGKGIVNSISMKEGVDKFKHEARLVRRYGAAAVVMAFDEKGQADTYERKIEICERAYRILVDEVGFPPEDIIFDPNIFAVATGIEEHNNYAVDFIEATRWIKQNLPGAKVSGGVSNVSFSFRGNDPVREAIHTVFLYHAIQAGMDMGIVNAGMVGVYDDLEPVLRERVEDVVLNRRPDAGERLVEIAETAKSGAKDESKKLEWRGTPEHPKTVGERLSHALVHGITDFITEDTEEAYQAILAKGGRPLHVIEGPLMDGMNVVGDLFGAGKMFLPQVVKSARVMKSAVAHLIPYIEEEKRQDELAGRDVRSKGKIIIATVKGDVHDIGKNIVTVVLQCNNFEVVNMGVMVPCHEILARAKVEGADIVGLSGLITPSLEEMQYVAGEMQKDEHFRIKKIPLLIGGATTSRVHTAVKIAPHYEGPVVYVPDASRSVSVAQSLLGDGVDHYVQELNADYDKVRTQHANKKQTPLWSLAKIRANKTPVDWAVFRPTVPRALGRRVFKNFDLAELARYIDWGPFFQTWDLAGPYPAILTDEVVGVEATRVFADAQAMLKKIIEGRWLTASGVMGLYPANSVNDDDIEFYTDDTRTQVAMTWYGMRQQTEKHTIDGVTRPSRCLADFVAPKSSGIADYAGLFAVTAGLGIEKKEKAFIDALDDYSAIMFKSLADRLAEAFAEALHHRVRTDLWGYAASEQLSNDDMIGEKYQGIRPAPGYPACPDHSAKSALFEVLQCEEVGMTLTESLAMMPAASVSGFYIGHPDAVYFNVGKIGEDQLHDMAQRRGMDEKVLERLLAPNL; this is encoded by the coding sequence ATGTCCGCTGTATCTCTGCCCCCCATGAAACTCTCTGGCCTGGAGCCCGTCTCCATTGGCGAGGGCACCCTGTTCGTCAACATCGGCGAGCGCACCAACGTCACTGGCTCCAAGGCATTTGCCCGGATGATCTTGAACGGCCAGTACGAAGAGGCCCTGGCCGTGGCCCGCCAGCAGGTGGAAAACGGCGCGCAGGTCATCGACATCAACATGGATGAGGCCATGCTCGACAGCAAGGCCGCCATGGTGCGCTTTCTGCAGCTGATTGCCTCCGAGCCCGACATTGCGCGCGTGCCCATCATGGTCGACAGCTCCAAGTGGGAGGTGATCGAGGCCGGCCTGCGCTGCGTGCAGGGCAAGGGCATCGTCAATTCCATCTCCATGAAGGAGGGCGTGGACAAGTTCAAGCACGAGGCGCGCCTGGTGCGCCGCTACGGCGCGGCGGCCGTGGTCATGGCGTTTGACGAAAAGGGCCAGGCCGACACCTACGAGCGCAAGATCGAAATCTGCGAGCGCGCCTACCGCATCCTGGTCGATGAAGTGGGCTTCCCGCCCGAAGACATCATCTTCGACCCCAACATCTTTGCCGTGGCCACCGGCATTGAAGAGCACAACAACTACGCCGTCGATTTCATCGAGGCCACGCGCTGGATCAAGCAGAACCTGCCGGGCGCCAAGGTGTCGGGCGGCGTGTCGAACGTGTCATTCAGCTTCCGTGGCAACGACCCGGTGCGCGAGGCCATCCACACCGTGTTCCTGTACCACGCCATCCAGGCGGGCATGGACATGGGCATCGTCAACGCGGGCATGGTGGGCGTGTACGACGACCTGGAGCCCGTGCTGCGCGAGCGTGTGGAAGACGTGGTGCTCAACCGGCGCCCCGACGCCGGTGAGCGCCTGGTCGAGATTGCCGAAACCGCGAAGAGCGGCGCCAAGGACGAGAGCAAGAAGCTCGAATGGCGCGGCACGCCCGAGCACCCCAAGACGGTGGGCGAGCGCCTGTCGCATGCGCTGGTGCACGGCATCACCGACTTCATCACCGAAGACACCGAAGAGGCCTACCAGGCCATCCTCGCCAAGGGCGGCCGCCCGTTGCATGTCATCGAAGGCCCACTGATGGACGGCATGAACGTGGTGGGCGACCTGTTCGGCGCGGGCAAGATGTTTTTGCCACAGGTGGTGAAAAGCGCGCGCGTGATGAAGTCCGCCGTGGCGCACCTGATTCCCTACATCGAAGAAGAAAAGCGCCAGGACGAGCTGGCCGGGCGCGACGTGCGCAGCAAAGGCAAGATCATCATCGCCACCGTCAAGGGCGACGTGCACGACATCGGCAAGAACATCGTCACTGTCGTCCTGCAATGCAACAACTTCGAGGTGGTGAACATGGGCGTCATGGTGCCCTGCCATGAGATTCTGGCGCGCGCCAAGGTTGAGGGGGCGGACATCGTGGGCCTGTCGGGCCTGATCACCCCCAGCCTCGAAGAGATGCAGTACGTGGCCGGCGAGATGCAGAAGGACGAGCACTTTCGCATCAAGAAGATCCCGCTGCTCATCGGCGGTGCCACCACCAGCCGCGTGCATACCGCCGTGAAGATCGCGCCCCACTACGAAGGCCCTGTCGTCTACGTGCCCGATGCCTCGCGCAGCGTGAGCGTGGCCCAGAGCCTGCTGGGCGATGGTGTGGACCACTACGTGCAGGAGCTCAACGCCGACTACGACAAGGTGCGCACCCAGCACGCCAACAAGAAGCAGACCCCGCTGTGGTCGCTGGCCAAGATCCGCGCCAACAAGACGCCTGTGGACTGGGCGGTCTTCCGGCCTACGGTGCCGCGCGCGCTGGGCCGGCGCGTGTTCAAGAACTTCGACCTGGCCGAACTGGCCCGCTACATCGACTGGGGCCCGTTCTTCCAGACCTGGGACCTGGCCGGCCCTTACCCCGCCATCCTGACCGACGAGGTGGTGGGCGTGGAGGCTACGCGCGTGTTCGCCGATGCGCAGGCCATGCTGAAGAAGATCATCGAAGGCCGCTGGCTCACCGCCAGCGGTGTGATGGGCCTGTACCCGGCCAACAGCGTGAACGACGACGACATCGAGTTCTACACCGACGACACCCGCACCCAGGTCGCCATGACGTGGTACGGCATGCGCCAGCAGACCGAAAAGCACACCATCGACGGCGTGACGCGCCCGAGCCGCTGCCTTGCCGACTTCGTCGCGCCCAAGAGTAGCGGCATCGCTGACTACGCGGGCCTGTTCGCCGTGACGGCGGGCTTAGGGATAGAGAAGAAGGAAAAGGCCTTCATCGACGCGCTGGACGACTACTCGGCCATCATGTTCAAAAGCTTGGCCGACCGCCTGGCCGAAGCCTTTGCCGAAGCCTTGCACCACCGCGTGCGCACCGACCTGTGGGGCTACGCAGCCAGCGAGCAGCTGAGCAACGACGACATGATCGGCGAGAAGTACCAGGGCATCCGGCCTGCCCCGGGCTACCCTGCCTGCCCCGACCACAGCGCCAAAAGCGCGCTGTTCGAGGTGCTGCAGTGCGAAGAGGTGGGCATGACCTTGACGGAAAGCCTGGCCATGATGCCCGCCGCCAGCGTGAGCGGTTTCTACATCGGCCACCCTGATGCGGTGTACTTCAATGTCGGCAAGATCGGTGAAGACCAGCTGCACGACATGGCCCAGCGGCGGGGCATGGACGAGAAGGTGCTGGAGCGGCTTTTGGCGCCGAACTTGTAG
- a CDS encoding GGDEF domain-containing protein translates to MVATVVLSMLCVHLLCFSVMFMLISTRLRGRKMGTDVFAIGSLLLGFAYVLQLLDGPATWGLMSIVNHTLTLCAPVAYGLGAARFFDQPVPVARPLLALAGVYTAAQWLVQTMLGSEARYALLAAACAVLFVAMAGVLLYGTRTFARHLRTEMAVFATLIGGLGAMNAAKCVLILSGGLGNLDMGHHFQTAFYIYMSFLGTVLPPAVVWLVLHRLTDDLRVMAVHDPLTGLLNRRGLADALEAHFRSRPAAMAHLLMVDIDHFKRINDTYGHKVGDLVLCSVAEVLQRTARQGDLTCRLGGEEFVVIALDMDGAGAMQLAERVRDAIERSQVSGGSEHGAIHCTVTMGVSARFASAQALDESLQQADAALYRGKMLGRNRVVWAQAPQAQELPI, encoded by the coding sequence ATGGTCGCTACCGTTGTCCTCAGCATGCTCTGCGTGCACCTTCTGTGCTTCAGCGTGATGTTCATGCTGATCAGCACCCGGTTGCGTGGCAGAAAGATGGGGACCGATGTGTTTGCCATCGGCAGTCTCCTGCTGGGCTTCGCATACGTGTTGCAGCTTTTGGACGGCCCCGCGACCTGGGGGTTGATGAGCATCGTCAACCACACCCTGACGCTCTGCGCCCCTGTGGCTTATGGGCTCGGCGCTGCCCGGTTTTTTGATCAACCGGTTCCCGTGGCGCGCCCGTTGCTCGCCTTGGCCGGGGTCTACACCGCCGCGCAGTGGCTGGTGCAAACAATGCTCGGATCGGAGGCCCGCTATGCACTGCTAGCCGCTGCATGCGCTGTGCTGTTTGTGGCGATGGCGGGGGTCTTGCTTTATGGCACCCGCACATTTGCAAGGCATCTGCGCACTGAAATGGCCGTGTTTGCCACTCTGATCGGGGGCCTCGGGGCCATGAACGCGGCGAAGTGTGTGTTGATTCTCTCGGGCGGGCTCGGCAACCTCGACATGGGTCACCATTTCCAGACGGCGTTCTACATCTACATGTCGTTCCTCGGGACGGTGCTTCCGCCGGCGGTGGTGTGGCTGGTCTTGCACCGCCTGACGGATGATTTGCGTGTCATGGCGGTGCATGACCCGCTCACCGGCTTGCTCAACCGGCGCGGCCTGGCGGATGCGCTGGAGGCGCATTTCCGTTCGCGTCCAGCTGCCATGGCGCATTTGCTGATGGTGGACATCGATCATTTCAAGCGCATCAACGATACCTACGGCCACAAAGTCGGTGATCTCGTGTTGTGCAGTGTCGCTGAGGTCCTTCAACGCACTGCCCGCCAGGGTGACCTTACCTGCCGGTTGGGCGGTGAGGAGTTTGTGGTCATCGCCCTGGATATGGACGGCGCCGGTGCCATGCAACTGGCAGAGCGTGTGCGCGACGCGATTGAGCGCAGCCAGGTGTCCGGAGGAAGCGAGCACGGGGCCATCCATTGCACTGTCACCATGGGTGTTTCGGCGCGGTTTGCCAGCGCACAAGCGCTGGACGAGAGCCTGCAGCAGGCCGATGCCGCGCTGTACCGGGGCAAGATGTTGGGGCGCAATCGCGTGGTGTGGGCGCAGGCGCCGCAGGCCCAGGAGTTGCCCATCTGA
- a CDS encoding serine hydrolase: MNPTALARLRSVLQTQVDQGLLPGAVALVHHRGHTVLHAAVGQQRPPSAEAVVPAMAPDTVFRIYSMTKPIASLVAMMLMEEGRLLLSHPVAHYLPAFAGQQVYDPASGTTTPAGREATVHDLLRHTAGLSYAWELGTVPDAYRAARIGSRRHSNAELAAALGPLPLVHAPGSCWEYSRATDVLGAVLEVIEGAPLGAILQRRVFDPLGMHDTGFSVPPAQQHRLAEPFARDPQTGLNVALIDVTAPPAFESAGGGLVSTASDYARFLQLMLGRGTASGPNGPVRLLGRATVDFMTADHLGSLPVAGDILPTGYGFGLGVAVRTANGQATRTGSAGHYSWSGLGGTFFFVDPAEDLFAILLTQAPGQLRYLCELYPALVYAAL; this comes from the coding sequence ATGAACCCCACCGCGCTCGCCCGCCTTCGCTCCGTGCTGCAAACCCAAGTGGACCAGGGCCTTCTGCCTGGCGCAGTGGCCCTGGTGCACCACCGCGGCCACACCGTACTGCACGCGGCCGTGGGCCAGCAGCGCCCGCCCTCCGCCGAGGCGGTGGTGCCCGCCATGGCGCCCGACACCGTGTTCCGTATCTACTCCATGACCAAGCCCATCGCCTCGCTGGTGGCGATGATGCTCATGGAAGAAGGCCGCCTGCTGCTGTCGCACCCCGTGGCGCACTACCTGCCTGCGTTTGCCGGGCAGCAGGTGTATGACCCCGCCAGCGGAACCACCACACCCGCCGGACGCGAGGCCACCGTGCACGACCTGCTGCGCCACACCGCCGGCCTGAGCTACGCTTGGGAGCTGGGCACCGTGCCCGACGCCTACCGCGCTGCGCGCATCGGCTCGCGCCGCCACAGCAATGCCGAGCTGGCCGCCGCACTGGGCCCGCTGCCACTGGTGCACGCGCCCGGCAGCTGCTGGGAATACAGCCGCGCCACCGACGTGCTCGGTGCGGTGCTGGAGGTGATCGAAGGCGCGCCTCTGGGCGCCATCCTGCAACGCCGCGTGTTTGACCCGCTGGGCATGCACGACACGGGCTTCTCGGTGCCCCCAGCGCAGCAACATCGCTTGGCCGAACCCTTCGCGCGCGACCCGCAGACCGGCCTGAATGTGGCACTGATCGACGTGACTGCACCACCCGCGTTCGAGTCGGCAGGCGGCGGGCTGGTCTCCACCGCCAGCGACTACGCGCGTTTTCTGCAGCTCATGCTGGGCCGGGGCACCGCTTCGGGGCCCAACGGCCCTGTGCGCCTATTGGGACGCGCCACGGTGGACTTCATGACCGCCGACCACCTGGGCAGCCTGCCCGTGGCCGGTGACATCCTGCCCACGGGCTACGGCTTTGGCCTGGGTGTGGCCGTGCGCACCGCCAACGGCCAGGCCACCCGCACGGGCTCGGCCGGGCACTACAGCTGGAGCGGCCTGGGAGGTACCTTCTTTTTTGTGGACCCCGCCGAAGACCTGTTTGCCATCTTGCTCACGCAGGCGCCCGGTCAGTTGCGGTACCTGTGCGAGCTGTATCCGGCGCTGGTGTACGCGGCGCTGTGA
- a CDS encoding shikimate kinase yields MQIRCALVGMPGSGKSTVGRQLAHRAGVPFIDLDHRLEQTLGTTIRSFFEAEGEARFRDLEAQVLAEVAQQPGGMVLSTGGGAVLRPENRQVLHQFGNVLYLRASPEEIYKRVKHDKTRPLLQGGNPMDKLRELYTQRDHLYRETAHYVIETGRPSVHTLVNMVMMQLEMAESAGASGTPDTST; encoded by the coding sequence ATGCAGATTCGCTGCGCACTGGTCGGCATGCCCGGCTCGGGCAAATCCACCGTCGGCCGGCAACTGGCCCACCGGGCAGGCGTGCCCTTCATCGACCTGGACCATCGGTTGGAACAGACCCTGGGCACCACCATCCGCAGCTTCTTCGAGGCCGAAGGCGAAGCGCGTTTTCGTGACCTCGAAGCCCAGGTACTGGCTGAAGTGGCCCAGCAGCCTGGCGGCATGGTCCTGTCCACCGGCGGCGGCGCCGTGCTGCGCCCCGAAAACCGCCAGGTGCTCCACCAGTTTGGCAACGTGCTGTACCTGCGCGCCTCGCCCGAAGAAATCTACAAACGCGTCAAACACGACAAGACGCGCCCCCTGCTGCAAGGCGGCAACCCCATGGACAAGCTGCGCGAGCTTTACACCCAGCGCGACCACCTGTACCGAGAGACGGCCCACTACGTGATCGAGACCGGGCGGCCGTCGGTGCATACCCTGGTCAATATGGTGATGATGCAGCTGGAGATGGCGGAGAGTGCGGGAGCCTCTGGTACGCCAGACACATCGACCTGA